A stretch of the Candidatus Rokuibacteriota bacterium genome encodes the following:
- a CDS encoding class I SAM-dependent methyltransferase, producing MISPRFWALLEEEGLRGKRILDVGCGWGRLALPLAEAAGWVVGLDRDLSLVAEARRRARAAGLHRAEFHEADVEQEEYGRWHPDLIVAHLCVSDAIIQRAARALRSGSCLAMVAFHVDQWQETGKVSRFAYDEERMADVLREGGLLPEAVELEREVQRFETVEAGLAAAVGLADLWKADGRWHRYLAFLEGGGRTLTRSHLLVKARKP from the coding sequence GTGATCAGTCCGAGGTTCTGGGCGCTGCTCGAGGAAGAGGGGCTGAGGGGGAAGCGGATCCTCGACGTGGGTTGCGGGTGGGGAAGACTGGCGCTCCCGCTGGCGGAGGCGGCGGGATGGGTGGTGGGTCTGGACCGGGATCTCTCCCTCGTGGCGGAGGCCCGGCGGCGGGCGAGGGCGGCCGGGCTTCACAGGGCGGAGTTCCACGAGGCGGACGTGGAGCAGGAGGAGTACGGCCGCTGGCACCCCGACCTGATCGTCGCCCACCTCTGCGTCTCGGATGCCATCATCCAGCGCGCCGCGCGCGCGCTCCGGTCGGGCTCCTGCCTCGCAATGGTGGCCTTTCACGTGGATCAGTGGCAGGAGACGGGGAAGGTCTCGCGCTTCGCCTACGACGAGGAGCGCATGGCCGACGTCCTGCGCGAGGGCGGGCTCCTGCCCGAGGCCGTCGAGCTGGAGCGCGAGGTTCAGCGGTTCGAGACCGTCGAGGCGGGGCTGGCGGCCGCCGTGGGCCTCGCGGACCTCTGGAAGGCCGACGGCCGATGGCACCGGTACCTGGCCTTCCTCGAGGGCGGCGGCCGGACGCTCACGCGCAGTCACCTCCTCGTCAAGGCGCGCAAACCGTGA
- a CDS encoding AAA family ATPase, with protein MICPACQHQNRQSAKFCERCGEPLPVRCPSCGTALRSGARFCDECGHQLTTGGPAATAGAAPRAPASPADVADKLARKIPGYTPRHLAEKILTSRSALEGERKLVTVLFADCVGFTALSTRLDPEELHAVMDGCFQHMLEAVHRYEGTVNQFTGDGVMALFGAPISHEDHAVRAVAAALALQAAMRGYAEKLRAERGLDFAVRIGGNTGPVVVGRIGDDLRMDYTAQGETVNLAARLQAAAPPGGVLVSEATHRLVNGYFLTADEGTLALKGIERPVRAFSVAGQRTRRARFDLALERGLTPLAGRRTELALLLDCFEKARGGRGHVVSLVGEAGVGKSRLAYELRRRLHDTPLTYLEAHCLPHGGSLPFHAIVQFLEGNFRLEEGEPEAAQLAKVEAGVGRLDPALEWTIPYLQHLLSLPAPGLEADGLDPAQRKRRLIEAVKALTLRGAQHRPLLLVAHDLHWADPSSEEYLASLVDSLAGHRVLLLCTYRSGYSAPWQDRAVHLRLALDPLSHEDTVEMVKALLSVPDLSPELRDLVIKRSEGNPLFIEELATYLRDRDLLSPAVPAAGKGREQGEVEVPETIHDLLTARIDRLPEPLKRTVQIASVLGRDFSLSLLEAVAPAELDIRRHLADLVRGDLLRETDLFPEVRYSFSHVLIQQVAYQGLLVKSRADLHGRAAAALERLYEGRADEVLQEVAEHWARSADRARAVESLVRAGDRAAALYAYHEAEAYFRRALDALGPENDPGRRQAILDKLGDAAFARGGLGEARSRWSESLALEEAAADRRRAADLHRKLGAAAWAAGDREASLAHLELGLAALGEDGSLELARLCQELGRIHFRLGRHDLAVNWAQRALALGESLGAPDVVSHACNTLGVALARAGDLERGAAQVSRSLETALAGQLGSVACRAYTNLAVMYAPLDHGRSAAFCREGLALAQRIGDLLQQPWLYCALAGGHCTVAGDYDEGVRAAEAAVELDRRLGQLNHLPIPLIILAQIYQCRGDYPRSGRYYDEALAVAEAVGEPQLLCPCYEGLATLAVERGDEAEADRWLEKSRHTRETTGWTSDTFLLLPFLC; from the coding sequence GTGATCTGCCCGGCGTGCCAGCACCAGAACCGGCAGAGCGCGAAGTTCTGCGAGCGCTGCGGGGAGCCGCTGCCGGTCCGCTGCCCCTCGTGCGGCACGGCGCTGCGCTCCGGCGCGCGCTTCTGCGACGAGTGCGGGCACCAGCTGACGACCGGCGGCCCGGCGGCGACAGCGGGCGCCGCACCACGCGCCCCCGCCTCGCCGGCAGACGTCGCCGACAAGCTGGCCCGCAAGATCCCAGGCTACACGCCGCGCCATCTCGCCGAGAAGATCCTCACCTCCCGCAGCGCGCTGGAGGGGGAGCGCAAGCTCGTCACCGTGCTCTTCGCCGACTGCGTGGGCTTCACCGCGCTGTCGACTCGCCTCGACCCGGAGGAGCTGCACGCGGTCATGGACGGCTGTTTCCAGCACATGCTGGAGGCCGTTCATCGTTACGAGGGCACCGTGAACCAGTTCACCGGCGACGGCGTCATGGCCCTCTTTGGCGCCCCCATCTCCCACGAGGATCATGCCGTGCGGGCGGTCGCCGCGGCACTGGCGCTCCAGGCCGCCATGCGCGGCTACGCCGAGAAGCTGCGCGCGGAGCGTGGCCTCGACTTCGCCGTGCGGATCGGGGGGAACACGGGTCCGGTCGTGGTCGGTCGGATCGGGGACGACCTCAGGATGGACTACACGGCGCAGGGGGAGACGGTGAACCTCGCGGCGCGGTTGCAGGCCGCCGCGCCCCCGGGGGGCGTGCTCGTCAGCGAGGCGACGCACCGGCTCGTGAACGGCTACTTCCTGACCGCGGACGAGGGGACCCTGGCACTCAAGGGCATCGAGCGGCCCGTCCGCGCCTTCAGCGTCGCGGGGCAGCGCACGCGGCGGGCCCGCTTCGACCTGGCGCTGGAGCGGGGACTCACCCCGCTGGCGGGCCGGCGCACCGAGCTGGCGCTGCTCCTCGACTGCTTCGAGAAGGCCCGGGGCGGGCGGGGGCACGTGGTTTCCCTGGTGGGCGAGGCGGGCGTGGGGAAGTCTCGGCTCGCCTACGAGCTCAGGCGCCGGCTCCACGACACCCCGCTGACTTACCTCGAGGCGCACTGTCTGCCCCACGGCGGGTCGCTGCCGTTCCACGCGATCGTCCAGTTCCTCGAGGGGAATTTCCGTCTCGAGGAGGGCGAGCCCGAGGCCGCCCAGCTCGCGAAGGTCGAGGCCGGAGTGGGACGCCTGGACCCCGCGCTCGAGTGGACCATCCCCTACCTCCAGCACCTGCTCTCGCTGCCCGCCCCGGGGCTCGAGGCCGACGGCCTCGACCCCGCGCAGCGCAAACGTCGCCTCATCGAGGCCGTCAAGGCACTCACCCTCCGCGGAGCCCAGCACCGCCCGCTGCTCCTCGTGGCGCACGACCTTCACTGGGCCGACCCGAGCTCCGAGGAGTACCTCGCCTCGCTGGTGGACAGCCTGGCCGGCCACCGCGTGCTGCTCCTCTGCACTTATCGGAGCGGCTATTCCGCGCCCTGGCAGGATCGAGCCGTCCACCTGCGGCTGGCGCTGGATCCCCTGTCGCACGAGGACACCGTGGAGATGGTGAAGGCGCTCCTCTCCGTGCCCGATCTGTCGCCGGAGCTGCGCGACCTCGTCATCAAGCGGTCCGAGGGAAACCCGCTCTTCATCGAGGAGCTGGCCACCTACCTCCGAGATCGGGATCTGTTGTCGCCGGCGGTGCCTGCCGCCGGGAAGGGGCGGGAGCAGGGCGAGGTGGAGGTTCCCGAGACCATCCACGATCTGCTGACGGCGCGGATCGACCGCCTTCCGGAGCCGCTCAAGCGCACGGTGCAGATCGCCTCCGTGCTGGGACGCGACTTCTCCCTCTCGCTCCTCGAGGCGGTGGCACCGGCGGAGCTCGACATCCGCCGGCACCTCGCCGATCTGGTCCGGGGCGACCTCCTGCGCGAGACGGATCTCTTCCCCGAGGTCCGGTACAGCTTCTCGCACGTGCTCATCCAGCAGGTCGCCTACCAGGGCCTCCTCGTGAAGTCGCGCGCTGACCTGCACGGGAGGGCCGCAGCCGCCCTCGAGCGCCTCTACGAGGGCCGCGCGGACGAGGTCCTCCAGGAGGTGGCCGAGCACTGGGCCCGCAGCGCCGACCGCGCGAGGGCCGTCGAGTCCCTCGTGCGCGCGGGCGACCGCGCGGCGGCCCTCTACGCCTACCACGAGGCGGAAGCCTACTTCCGGCGCGCGCTGGACGCCCTCGGCCCGGAGAATGACCCGGGCCGGCGACAGGCCATCCTGGACAAGCTCGGCGACGCGGCCTTCGCCCGGGGCGGCCTCGGCGAGGCGCGCTCCCGCTGGAGCGAGAGCCTCGCGCTGGAGGAGGCGGCCGCGGACCGGCGGCGTGCGGCGGACCTCCACCGGAAGCTCGGGGCGGCGGCCTGGGCCGCCGGCGACAGGGAGGCCTCCCTGGCCCATCTCGAGCTGGGGCTGGCGGCGCTCGGTGAGGACGGGAGCCTCGAGCTGGCACGGCTGTGCCAGGAGCTGGGACGCATCCACTTCCGGCTCGGCCGTCACGACCTGGCGGTGAACTGGGCCCAGCGCGCCCTCGCTCTCGGCGAAAGCCTCGGCGCGCCGGACGTGGTATCCCACGCATGCAACACCCTGGGAGTGGCGCTCGCCCGGGCCGGCGACCTGGAGCGTGGCGCCGCGCAGGTGTCGCGCAGCCTCGAGACCGCGCTGGCCGGCCAGCTCGGCTCCGTGGCCTGCCGAGCCTACACCAACCTCGCCGTGATGTACGCGCCCCTCGACCACGGCCGCTCGGCGGCCTTCTGCCGCGAAGGGCTCGCGCTGGCCCAGAGGATCGGCGATCTCCTCCAGCAGCCGTGGCTCTACTGCGCGCTCGCCGGCGGGCACTGCACGGTAGCGGGCGACTATGACGAGGGCGTCAGGGCTGCCGAGGCGGCCGTGGAGCTGGACCGGCGCCTCGGGCAGCTCAACCACCTGCCGATCCCGCTGATCATCCTAGCGCAGATCTACCAGTGCCGCGGGGACTACCCGCGGAGCGGCCGTTACTACGATGAGGCCCTCGCCGTGGCCGAGGCGGTGGGCGAGCCGCAGCTCCTCTGTCCCTGCTACGAGGGCCTCGCCACCCTGGCCGTCGAGCGGGGCGACGAGGCGGAGGCCGACCGGTGGCTCGAGAAGAGCCGTCACACCCGGGAGACGACGGGGTGGACGAGCGACACGTTCCTGCTCCTGCCTTTTCTCTGCTGA
- the queG gene encoding tRNA epoxyqueuosine(34) reductase QueG, with protein MITVATLTAAVKARALALGFDAVAVGAADPPAHGDELRRWVEAGRAGTMAYLERRLEERLDPRRVLPGARSVVCVALNYHQGRIADGSWAPVARYAWGRDYHEVMLPRLQALAALLREAASAESRAYVDTGPVLERELAARAGLGWVGKNTMLLSPSLGSWFFIGVLLTTAELVHDPPLPDRCGSCRACLDACPTGAFAAPRLLDARRCISYLTIEHRGPIEPALAAGMGQWQFGCDLCQSVCPWNRKAPVTREEAFRPAAPYPGAEALLQMDDAALRRRFAGTALLRPRAAGLRRNAAIALRNRQSNRKELTPMVDPARDALVIVDVQNDFCPGGTLAVPHGDGVVEPLNRYAAHVAGAGAAVFASRDWHPARTRHFKAFGGVWPAHCVQGTGGAEFHPALRLPAGTTVISKGMDPDEDAYSCFQGQAPDSRPFAGILAARGIKRLFVGGLATDYCVKATALDALREGFEVVVLEDAIRAVDIQPGDGARALEELKRAGATFAGAEPL; from the coding sequence GTGATCACGGTCGCCACGCTCACGGCAGCCGTGAAGGCGCGCGCGCTGGCCCTCGGCTTCGACGCGGTCGCGGTCGGTGCCGCCGATCCGCCGGCGCACGGGGACGAGCTACGCCGCTGGGTCGAGGCCGGTCGCGCCGGGACCATGGCCTATCTGGAGCGCCGCCTGGAGGAGCGGCTGGATCCGCGACGCGTGCTCCCCGGCGCGCGCTCCGTGGTCTGCGTGGCGCTCAACTACCATCAGGGCCGGATCGCGGACGGGTCCTGGGCCCCCGTGGCGCGCTACGCGTGGGGACGCGACTACCACGAGGTCATGCTCCCGCGGCTCCAGGCGCTGGCCGCGCTTCTGCGCGAGGCGGCCTCCGCCGAGAGCCGCGCCTACGTGGACACCGGTCCCGTGCTGGAGCGAGAGCTGGCGGCCCGCGCCGGACTCGGCTGGGTCGGCAAGAACACCATGCTGCTGAGCCCGTCGCTGGGCTCCTGGTTCTTCATCGGCGTGCTGCTCACCACCGCCGAGCTGGTGCACGATCCGCCACTGCCCGACCGCTGCGGCTCCTGCCGCGCCTGTCTGGATGCCTGCCCGACGGGGGCCTTCGCGGCCCCGCGGCTCCTCGACGCCCGCCGCTGCATCTCGTACCTCACCATCGAGCACCGGGGCCCCATCGAGCCCGCGCTCGCGGCAGGCATGGGGCAGTGGCAGTTCGGCTGCGACCTCTGCCAGAGCGTGTGCCCGTGGAACCGGAAGGCGCCCGTCACCCGCGAGGAAGCCTTCCGTCCGGCAGCGCCGTACCCGGGTGCCGAGGCGCTGCTCCAGATGGACGACGCGGCCCTCCGGCGCCGGTTCGCCGGCACGGCGCTGCTTCGCCCTCGGGCGGCGGGCCTGAGGAGGAACGCCGCGATCGCGCTCCGCAACCGCCAGAGCAACAGAAAGGAGCTCACCCCCATGGTCGATCCGGCCCGCGACGCCCTCGTCATCGTCGACGTCCAGAACGACTTCTGCCCGGGCGGCACGCTCGCCGTCCCCCACGGTGACGGGGTGGTCGAGCCGCTCAACCGCTACGCGGCGCACGTCGCCGGGGCCGGGGCGGCGGTGTTCGCCTCACGCGACTGGCATCCGGCGCGGACCCGGCACTTCAAGGCCTTCGGTGGAGTCTGGCCGGCGCACTGCGTGCAGGGGACAGGCGGCGCCGAGTTCCACCCCGCCCTGCGCCTGCCGGCGGGGACCACCGTGATCTCCAAGGGGATGGATCCGGATGAAGACGCCTACTCCTGCTTCCAGGGCCAGGCGCCGGACAGCCGTCCCTTCGCTGGCATCCTCGCCGCGCGCGGGATCAAGCGCCTCTTCGTCGGCGGGCTCGCCACGGACTACTGCGTCAAGGCCACGGCGCTGGACGCCCTCCGCGAGGGCTTCGAGGTGGTGGTGCTGGAGGACGCCATCCGCGCCGTGGACATCCAGCCCGGAGACGGAGCGCGGGCGCTCGAGGAGCTGAAGCGCGCCGGTGCCACCTTCGCCGGGGCGGAGCCCCTGTGA
- a CDS encoding ferritin-like domain-containing protein yields MTAEEFVLALDEENQATLRRLEPEATLRPEVEGDLTVTTLLKVALKNEVEATEIAARWLTATDDLDVKMAFARQAGDEARHYRLIGDRLRELGCDPRTVDPLAKGYGPLFRYLDTLGTTVERVAAGQFTREAIAVVKNRQFIEFCERAGDASTAALYREIIEPDERFHHELGRLLLLRFATTPEAQRAARQAAARTLALAEELQAAALRTTGIHHAPGC; encoded by the coding sequence ATGACCGCCGAGGAGTTCGTCCTCGCCCTGGACGAGGAGAACCAGGCGACGCTCCGCCGTCTCGAGCCCGAGGCGACGCTGCGCCCCGAGGTGGAGGGAGACCTGACCGTCACCACCCTGCTGAAGGTCGCGCTCAAGAACGAGGTCGAGGCCACGGAGATCGCCGCACGCTGGCTCACCGCGACGGATGACCTCGACGTGAAGATGGCCTTCGCGCGGCAGGCGGGAGACGAGGCCAGGCACTATCGCTTGATCGGGGACCGGCTCCGCGAGCTCGGGTGCGACCCGCGCACCGTCGACCCCCTCGCCAAGGGGTACGGGCCGCTCTTCAGGTACCTCGACACCCTCGGCACCACCGTGGAGCGCGTCGCCGCCGGCCAGTTCACGCGCGAGGCCATCGCCGTGGTGAAGAACCGTCAGTTCATAGAGTTCTGCGAGCGGGCCGGGGACGCCTCGACCGCCGCCCTCTACCGGGAGATCATCGAGCCCGACGAGCGCTTCCACCACGAGCTGGGCCGCTTGCTGCTGTTGCGGTTCGCCACGACCCCGGAGGCGCAGCGGGCCGCCAGACAGGCCGCCGCGCGGACGCTGGCACTCGCGGAGGAGCTGCAGGCCGCGGCCCTCAGGACTACCGGCATCCACCACGCTCCGGGCTGCTGA
- a CDS encoding AhpC/TSA family protein — translation MNTATLGERAPALRLPSGHGREIALDDYRGRNKAIVWFTKGMACAFCRQQMSQLARGYPQFRAQGAEILEITLSTPDRARFYVDKFKIPFPYLCDPEYTARRAWGLEARSHSMAWYAKTLYTGFKSQEPPSDFGAVKTPLTDLPRLIVDDDMGFFIVDRDGVVRYALTGSYVGDAGVRQIPGNDEIMRELERCEQVAAG, via the coding sequence ATGAACACTGCGACGCTCGGTGAACGCGCTCCGGCTCTCCGTCTGCCGTCCGGCCACGGACGCGAGATCGCGCTCGACGACTACCGCGGGCGGAACAAGGCCATCGTCTGGTTCACGAAGGGCATGGCCTGCGCCTTCTGCCGCCAGCAGATGTCCCAGCTGGCCCGGGGCTACCCGCAGTTCCGGGCGCAGGGAGCCGAGATCCTGGAGATCACCCTCTCCACTCCGGACCGGGCGCGCTTCTACGTGGACAAGTTCAAGATCCCCTTCCCGTACCTCTGTGACCCGGAGTACACCGCGCGCCGCGCCTGGGGCCTCGAGGCCCGATCCCACTCCATGGCCTGGTACGCGAAGACGCTCTACACGGGGTTCAAGAGCCAGGAGCCGCCCAGTGACTTCGGCGCGGTCAAGACGCCGCTCACCGATCTGCCACGCTTGATCGTCGACGACGACATGGGCTTCTTCATCGTGGACCGCGACGGCGTGGTCCGTTACGCGCTCACGGGCTCCTACGTGGGTGACGCAGGCGTCCGGCAGATCCCCGGCAACGACGAGATCATGCGCGAGCTCGAGCGCTGCGAGCAGGTGGCAGCCGGCTGA
- a CDS encoding TAXI family TRAP transporter solute-binding subunit, with the protein MLTRTLAALLALSLLALPALPASAQQSLTWTAGAVGGGWYAISGGMAELIREKAGLNIKVIPGGGTQNPVLVEKGDAELGMGLPPLLGAAVRGEDPYPGKKHPNLRALAGNMSLNTFHFYVAVDSDLAKLSMEEIFKSKKPIRLAISKPGSSDVWVFEKVMEYYKTSYKDWEAAGAKFFRGSYAEQAGAFKDRNVDGTFTFLALPGASVTEASVGRTLKLLAFPKPLLQHLAGFGLGEGPIPAGTYPKAANANEPVLSATMGTTITVNAKMSSDTAYLLAKTINDNADRVRKIHGSLADYDPSKGHLYLGVALHPGAEKYYREKGWLK; encoded by the coding sequence ATGCTCACGCGCACGCTCGCCGCGCTCCTCGCGCTCTCGCTCCTGGCGCTGCCGGCGCTCCCGGCCTCGGCCCAGCAATCCCTCACCTGGACGGCCGGCGCCGTCGGTGGCGGCTGGTACGCCATCTCCGGTGGCATGGCCGAGCTGATCCGCGAGAAGGCCGGGCTCAACATCAAGGTCATCCCCGGCGGTGGCACGCAGAACCCGGTGCTCGTGGAGAAGGGCGACGCCGAGCTCGGCATGGGGCTGCCGCCACTCCTGGGCGCCGCCGTCCGCGGCGAGGATCCGTATCCGGGCAAGAAGCATCCTAACCTCCGCGCCCTCGCCGGCAACATGAGCCTCAATACCTTCCACTTCTATGTCGCGGTGGACTCGGACCTCGCCAAGCTCTCCATGGAGGAGATCTTCAAGAGCAAGAAGCCCATTCGCCTGGCCATCTCCAAGCCCGGCTCGTCTGATGTCTGGGTCTTCGAGAAGGTGATGGAGTACTACAAGACCTCCTACAAGGACTGGGAGGCGGCGGGCGCCAAGTTCTTCCGTGGCTCCTACGCGGAGCAGGCCGGTGCCTTCAAGGACAGGAACGTGGACGGCACCTTCACCTTCCTGGCGCTGCCCGGCGCTTCGGTGACCGAGGCCTCGGTGGGACGCACCCTCAAGCTCCTGGCCTTCCCGAAGCCCTTGCTCCAGCACCTGGCAGGCTTCGGTCTCGGTGAGGGGCCGATCCCCGCGGGGACCTACCCGAAGGCCGCCAATGCCAACGAGCCCGTGCTGTCGGCGACCATGGGCACGACGATCACGGTCAATGCCAAGATGTCCAGCGACACGGCGTACCTGCTGGCCAAGACCATCAACGACAACGCGGACCGGGTCAGGAAGATCCACGGCAGCCTCGCCGACTACGACCCTTCCAAGGGGCACCTGTACCTCGGCGTGGCGCTTCACCCGGGCGCCGAGAAGTACTACCGGGAGAAGGGCTGGCTCAAGTAG
- a CDS encoding aspartate/glutamate racemase family protein: MLDTRFPRIPGDMGNASTFDFPVRYHRVPGASPDRVVRQGQQALLPAFIEGAQFLEREGVGAITSNCGFLAKFQPELGGAVSVPVFTSSLMLVPLVHRMLRPGRAVGILTVDGSSLGAEHFAGAGIGPEIPTVVAGLETEKEFTRVLLDDLVELDVEAARQEHLVVARRLVEAHPEVGAIVLECTNMPPYRADIAAVTGLPVFDIITLVRMVHEAVRHGLSPRPA, translated from the coding sequence ATGCTCGACACGCGCTTCCCGCGAATCCCCGGCGACATGGGGAATGCCTCCACCTTCGATTTCCCCGTCCGGTACCACCGCGTGCCCGGGGCCTCGCCGGACCGGGTGGTGCGCCAGGGGCAGCAGGCGCTCCTGCCGGCCTTCATCGAGGGGGCGCAGTTCCTCGAGCGGGAGGGCGTCGGTGCCATCACCAGCAATTGCGGCTTCCTGGCGAAGTTCCAGCCGGAGCTCGGCGGCGCCGTCTCGGTGCCGGTCTTCACCTCGAGCCTGATGCTGGTGCCGCTCGTTCACCGGATGCTCCGGCCGGGCCGCGCGGTGGGCATCCTCACCGTGGATGGCTCCTCGCTCGGCGCCGAGCACTTCGCGGGGGCGGGGATCGGCCCGGAGATCCCGACGGTGGTAGCGGGGCTCGAGACCGAGAAGGAGTTCACGCGCGTCCTGCTGGACGATCTCGTCGAGCTCGACGTGGAGGCGGCGCGCCAGGAGCACCTTGTGGTGGCGCGGCGGCTGGTGGAGGCCCACCCCGAGGTGGGCGCCATCGTCCTGGAATGCACCAACATGCCGCCCTACCGCGCCGACATCGCGGCCGTCACCGGGCTACCCGTCTTCGACATCATCACGCTGGTCCGGATGGTCCACGAGGCCGTGCGCCACGGCCTGTCGCCCCGTCCCGCATGA
- a CDS encoding peptide deformylase produces the protein MAILKVARLGHPVLRQAAAPVAVKDIRSPEIQRLIGDMVETMREYNGAGLAAPQVHAPVQICVIEVNSNPRYPDADSIPLTVLVNPKVTPLTEETEEGWEGCLSVPDMRGMVPRYTAVRLEAHDRDGGPIDVVAKEFFARVIQHETDHLNGIVYLDRMKDLSTLSHLAEWNKYWTGNDEPGEGD, from the coding sequence ATGGCCATTCTGAAGGTCGCGCGTCTCGGCCACCCGGTGCTCCGCCAGGCGGCTGCTCCGGTGGCCGTCAAGGACATCCGGTCGCCGGAGATCCAGCGCCTGATCGGCGACATGGTGGAGACCATGCGGGAGTACAACGGGGCGGGCCTGGCGGCCCCTCAGGTGCACGCGCCCGTCCAGATCTGCGTCATCGAGGTGAATTCCAACCCGCGCTATCCCGACGCCGACAGCATCCCCCTCACCGTGCTCGTCAACCCGAAGGTGACGCCCCTCACCGAGGAGACGGAGGAGGGCTGGGAGGGGTGCCTCTCGGTGCCGGACATGCGGGGGATGGTGCCCCGTTACACTGCCGTGCGGCTCGAGGCCCACGACCGAGACGGGGGCCCGATCGACGTGGTGGCCAAGGAGTTCTTCGCCCGCGTCATCCAGCACGAGACGGATCACCTCAACGGTATCGTTTACCTCGACCGGATGAAGGACCTCTCCACGCTCTCCCACCTGGCCGAGTGGAACAAGTACTGGACGGGCAATGACGAACCGGGAGAGGGAGATTGA
- a CDS encoding tetratricopeptide repeat protein: MEGDPALREWVAEVERPEREIDLGRAALVLARAEYPDLDIDRYCRRLDGIAAEVAAGCRRCTDLHLLHRLREHLFAELGFRGNRHDYFDPRNSFLNDVLDRRLGIPITLSLVLMEVGRTLGLRMAGIGLPGHFVTGVTLGEERILLDPFHGGSILTPEACAELAARAVGHPVDLTEADFAPVTGRQFLARMLRNLKALYWRREEWEKAVGIVDRLLALEPAAGAEWRDRGIALARLGDFRRGLADWERYLTDFPNAPDGEKVRDQLRRVREKLAQLN; encoded by the coding sequence ATGGAGGGCGATCCCGCGCTCCGCGAGTGGGTCGCCGAGGTGGAGCGGCCGGAGCGGGAGATCGACCTCGGCCGGGCGGCCTTGGTCCTGGCGCGAGCGGAGTACCCGGACCTCGACATCGACCGCTACTGTCGCCGCCTCGACGGGATCGCCGCCGAGGTGGCAGCCGGGTGCCGGAGGTGCACCGACCTCCACCTGCTCCACCGGCTGCGCGAGCACCTGTTCGCGGAGCTGGGCTTCAGGGGCAACCGCCACGACTACTTCGACCCGCGCAACAGCTTCCTCAACGATGTGCTCGATCGCCGGCTGGGCATCCCCATCACGCTCTCCCTGGTCCTCATGGAGGTGGGCCGCACCCTCGGTCTCCGGATGGCGGGAATCGGGCTGCCCGGCCACTTCGTGACGGGCGTCACGCTCGGCGAGGAGCGGATCCTCCTGGACCCGTTCCACGGGGGGAGCATCCTGACCCCTGAGGCCTGTGCGGAGCTGGCCGCCCGGGCCGTCGGCCACCCGGTGGACCTCACGGAGGCCGACTTCGCCCCGGTGACGGGACGCCAATTCCTGGCCCGGATGCTCCGGAACCTCAAGGCCCTCTACTGGCGGCGGGAGGAGTGGGAGAAGGCCGTGGGCATCGTGGACCGGCTCCTGGCGCTGGAGCCCGCGGCCGGCGCGGAGTGGCGCGACCGGGGGATCGCGCTCGCCAGGCTCGGGGACTTCCGGCGCGGGCTCGCTGACTGGGAGCGCTACCTCACCGACTTCCCCAACGCCCCAGACGGCGAGAAGGTCCGCGACCAGCTGCGGCGGGTGCGCGAGAAGCTCGCCCAGCTCAACTGA